A genomic window from Salvia splendens isolate huo1 chromosome 11, SspV2, whole genome shotgun sequence includes:
- the LOC121754762 gene encoding bifunctional nuclease 1-like, whose protein sequence is MASLQGPVVSPVVCAKQTGPSVAVNSPLLKAKLIKSGFLGLRGLGYSRGNAGNWKHSRKCRTTQCSFSSSSNGNGSMAGNSSENDADYVNSSVVEAVEVRSGRDGFMIKMRDGRQLKCVHNNPLGGHLPDYAPHPAIVLKMEDGTGLLLPKLVCM, encoded by the exons ATGGCTTCTCTACAAGGCCCAGTTGTTAGCCCTGTAGTCTGTGCAAAGCAAACAGGACCTTCTGTGGCTGTTAATTCACCCTTACTGAAAGCTAAACTAATTAAAAGTGGATTCTTGGGGCTTAGAGGGCTTGGCTACAGCAGGGGTAATGCGGGTAACTGGAAGCATTCCAGGAAGTGCAGAACAACACAGTGTAGCTTCAGTTCATCATCAAATGGGAATGGTAGCATGGCAGGGAATTCCAGTGAGAACGACGCTGATTATGTGAATTCAAGTGTGGTTGAAGCTG TTGAGGTGCGAAGTGGCCGAGATGGCTTCATGATCAAGATGAGAGATGGTAGGCAGCTGAAATGTGTCCATAACAATCCTCTGGGAGGTCATCTGCCAGATTATGCTCCACATCCTGCAATTGTATTGAAGATGGAGGATGGGACAGggcttcttcttccaaaatTGGTTTGTATGTGA